Proteins found in one Anopheles aquasalis chromosome 3, idAnoAquaMG_Q_19, whole genome shotgun sequence genomic segment:
- the LOC126574459 gene encoding putative uncharacterized protein DDB_G0271606 isoform X2 — protein sequence MANLCKKMRRRSRMKVLKILQSFSQGTFIAFMLLFFGVNCMGEPGYLDFDNLPETNFTCAGKVIGGYYADLEASCQMFHVCTIGQGDEPMDIKFLCLNGTVFDQETRVCERVDEVDCSKSEKFYYLNLELYGNTIIPSPEEGSSEEDGSEGGSSSTTTTSTTTTTTTTTTVKPPTTTPSRRFIFNNSNKGFTQPISSSTVASPMHAFSSTSTKPPADEEEYEYEDEEYGDEKQGDQDSVVVSSLNENGSFSPQQFTIQQQQQQNNQPKTEPPTKAGGVKPAVSFQQQHFQNGGTLTVTNSHVTVTTHTTGSGALGELPVNGTKPKVQTQQILLTHKQKQQFEHQKRQQQEQLLQQQAIAKQHEELQKRQQEAAVKQQQKAYQQQQKQVQQHEAEIKNHQAQLLLHTQKINRQQQQAPPPKQPVIPSSVAPPVNQRSPFGTSGSGAFGSASQQTQAPKRIPLLASASPLALPSPASPLTPFRLRAQGFKLPPSVAPSMSPQQRQDILRQQQQQQQQQEERFEGYRRQPPPQVPLHLPFEQQLRNQKDISLQFDPEVEDLTQIPQHKELKRSDPPFHSNPVGQPSQTSSTSASGSSKAPAVISERKIDATAGSNGQQHQQQQPPHTEPEDPVVEYEYEDEDYSSEGDDTEPDSPSLDSVKSNTNSEFVIAKNVAPGKGADGGSALPKEKPTSTGGPRSDGRTSTNPSASSSSSNHRSNINSASGSSSNDRSSKKLPSGSNGSSNTSRFIINNEHHKSHQQAQPPRVQPSARSSSPSSSPSSPPPLPPPVALPKVIVTTSTSIRDNHGRTINYSITSNGGGGSSTIRPASGTTSPIPDHHHKPQAPSPVIRGYDEYKESDVLSDPFFLDVPRTGATAATGGQRARTRRRKRYILLVPRFM from the exons ATGAGGCGACGATCCAGAATGAAGGTCCTAAAGATACTGCAGTCCTTTTCGCAAG gaacaTTCATAGCATTTATGCTGCTCTTCTTCGGCGTGAACTGTATGGGCGAACCGGGG TATCTGGACTTTGATAATCTGCCCGAAACGAACTTCACCTGTGCCGGTAAGGTGATTGGTGGGTACTATGCGGATCTGGAAGCCTCGTGCCAGATGTTCCATGTCTGCACGATCGGTCAGGGCGATGAGCCGATGGACATCAAGTTCCTGTGCCTCAATGGTACGGTGTTCGATCAGGAGACACGTGTTTGCGAGCGGGTCGATGAGGTCGACTGTTCCAAGTCGGAGAAATTCTACTACCTTAATCTGGAGCTGTACGGCAACACGATCATTCCATCACCAGAGG AAGGAAGCTCCGAGGAGGATGGTAGTGAAGGGGGATCGTCCTCTACGACGACcacttcgacgacgacgactaccaCGACGACCACTACGGTGaagccacccaccaccaccccttcgaGGAGATTTATCTTCAACAATAGCAACAAGGGCTTCACGCAACCCATCTCCTCGTCAACGGTGGCCTCACCGATGCATGCGTTCTCTAGCACCTCGACGAAGCCCCCGGCGGATGAGGAAGAGTACGAGTACGAGGATGAGGAGTATGGTGATGAGAAGCAAGGCGATCAGGACTCGGTAGTAGTGTCCTCGCTGAACGAGAATGGTAGCTTCTCGCCACAACAGTTCaccatccagcaacagcagcagcagaacaatcaaccaaaaacggaaccaccTACCAAGGCGGGTGGAGTGAAGCCAGCGGTAtcgttccagcagcaacacttccAGAATGGTGGCACCCTTACCGTGACCAACTCGCACGTGACCGTGACCACGCACACGACGGGCAGTGGTGCGCTGGGTGAGCTACCGGTCAATGGTACCAAACCGAAGGTCCAGACACAGCAAATCCTTTTGACACacaagcaaaagcagcaattTGAACATCAGAAGCGCCAACAGCAGGAACAGTTGCTCCAGCAACAGGCCATCGCGAAGCAGCACGAAGAGCTGCAGAAACGCCAACAGGAGGCCGCGgtcaagcagcaacaaaaggcgtaccagcaacagcagaaacagGTCCAGCAACATGAGGCCGAGATCAAGAACCACCAAgcacagttgctgctgcacacgcaGAAGATcaatcgacagcagcaacaagcaccACCGCCGAAGCAACCGGTCATTCCCTCATCGGTGGCTCCACCGGTCAATCAGCGGTCTCCCTTTGGCACGAGCGGAAGTGGTGCGTTCGGATCAGCGAGTCAGCAAACACAAGCACCAAAGAGAATCCCATTGCTTGCCTCCGCCTCACCATTGGCATTGCCATCGCCGGCCTCCCCGTTGACACCGTTCCGGCTTAGGGCCCAGGGTTTCAAACTGCCACCCTCAGTGGCCCCATCCATGTCACCACAGCAACGGCAGGACATActacgccagcagcagcagcagcagcagcaacaggaggaacGCTTCGAAGGATACCGAAGACAACCACCGCCTCAG GTACCACTGCATCTACccttcgagcagcagctccgcaACCAGAAGGACATCTCGCTCCAGTTCGATCCCGAGGTCGAGGACCTTACGCAGATTCCGCAGCACAAGGAGCTGAAGCGATCGGATCCACCGTTCCACTCTAATCCGGTCGGGCAACCATCGCAAACATCGAgcacttccgcttccggttccTCCAAGGCACCGGCAGTGATCAGTGAGCGCAAGATCGATGCCACAGCCGGCAGCaatgggcagcagcaccaacagcagcagccgccacacACGGAACCGGAGGATCCCGTGGTAGAGTACGAGTACGAGGACGAGGACTACAGCTCCGAGGGAGACGATACGGAACCCGACAGTCCTAGCCTAGATAGCGTTAAGTCTAACACCAATAGTGAATTTGTTATCGCCAAGAATGTGGCCCCGGGTAagggtgctgatggtggatcGGCCCTTCCGAAGGAGAAGCCCACCAGCACGGGCGGGCCAAGAAGTGATGGTAGAACTAGTACTAATCCTAGCGCAAGCAGTAGCTCTAGCAATCATAGAAGTAACATCAACAGCGCCAGCGGCAGTAGTAGTAACGATCGTAGCTCTAAGAAGCTCCCTAGCGGaagcaatggcagcagcaacactagtAGGTTTATCATTAACAACGAGCACCACAAGAGCCATCAGCAGGCCCAGCCGCCACGTGTCCAACCGTCGGCTCGCAGTAGTTCTccctcgtcgtcgccttcgtcaccgccaccactaccgccaccggtggccctACCCAAAGTGATCGTGACCACTAGCACCTCGATCCGCGATAATCATGGTCGCACGATCAACTACTCGATCACtagcaatggcggtggcggttcgAGTACGATTCGCCCGGCCAGTGGAACGACGTCGCCCATCCCAGACCATCACCACAAACCGCAGGCCCCCAGCCCAGTCATCCGCGGTTACGACGAGTACAAAGAGAGTGACGTGCTGAGCGATCCGTTCTTTCTGGACGTCCCGCGTACGggggccaccgccgccacggGCGGTCAACGTGCCAGAACTCGGCGCCGTAAGCGCTACATCCTGCTCGTCCCTCGCTTCATGTAA
- the LOC126574461 gene encoding probable salivary secreted peptide, with protein MKITICFTVLAVLGFSCVAVAQTHNYFFGARIPYDSLANQTTVIQSGSFLRVKSLNIDYPSKGQRGRNITAIYVYDRLGGGRGGFASITRGGIGQNFTRINLKTQRGNGMNFQVEIYGR; from the coding sequence ATGAAGATCACCATCTGCTTCACCGTGCTGGCCGTGCTTGGCTTCAGCTGTGTGGCCGTTGCCCAGACGCACAACTACTTCTTCGGTGCCCGTATCCCGTACGATTCGCTCGCCAACCAGACGACCGTCATCCAGTCCGGTTCGTTCCTGCGCGTCAAGTCACTCAACATTGACTATCCATCGAAGGGACAGCGTGGTCGTAACATTACCGCTATCTACGTGTACGATCGGTTgggtggtggccgcggtggATTCGCCAGCATTACGCGCGGTGGCATCGGTCAGAACTTTACGCGCATCAATCTGAAGACACAGCGTGGCAATGGAATGAACTTCCAGGTGGAAATCTATGGCCGCTAG
- the LOC126574459 gene encoding putative uncharacterized protein DDB_G0291608 isoform X1, whose protein sequence is MANLCKKMRRRSRMKVLKILQSFSQGTFIAFMLLFFGVNCMGEPGYLDFDNLPETNFTCAGKVIGGYYADLEASCQMFHVCTIGQGDEPMDIKFLCLNGTVFDQETRVCERVDEVDCSKSEKFYYLNLELYGNTIIPSPEEGSSEEDGSEGGSSSTTTTSTTTTTTTTTTVKPPTTTPSRRFIFNNSNKGFTQPISSSTVASPMHAFSSTSTKPPADEEEYEYEDEEYGDEKQGDQDSVVVSSLNENGSFSPQQFTIQQQQQQNNQPKTEPPTKAGGVKPAVSFQQQHFQNGGTLTVTNSHVTVTTHTTGSGALGELPVNGTKPKVQTQQILLTHKQKQQFEHQKRQQQEQLLQQQAIAKQHEELQKRQQEAAVKQQQKAYQQQQKQVQQHEAEIKNHQAQLLLHTQKINRQQQQAPPPKQPVIPSSVAPPVNQRSPFGTSGSGAFGSASQQTQAPKRIPLLASASPLALPSPASPLTPFRLRAQGFKLPPSVAPSMSPQQRQDILRQQQQQQQQQEERFEGYRRQPPPQYPVRFQVPLHLPFEQQLRNQKDISLQFDPEVEDLTQIPQHKELKRSDPPFHSNPVGQPSQTSSTSASGSSKAPAVISERKIDATAGSNGQQHQQQQPPHTEPEDPVVEYEYEDEDYSSEGDDTEPDSPSLDSVKSNTNSEFVIAKNVAPGKGADGGSALPKEKPTSTGGPRSDGRTSTNPSASSSSSNHRSNINSASGSSSNDRSSKKLPSGSNGSSNTSRFIINNEHHKSHQQAQPPRVQPSARSSSPSSSPSSPPPLPPPVALPKVIVTTSTSIRDNHGRTINYSITSNGGGGSSTIRPASGTTSPIPDHHHKPQAPSPVIRGYDEYKESDVLSDPFFLDVPRTGATAATGGQRARTRRRKRYILLVPRFM, encoded by the exons ATGAGGCGACGATCCAGAATGAAGGTCCTAAAGATACTGCAGTCCTTTTCGCAAG gaacaTTCATAGCATTTATGCTGCTCTTCTTCGGCGTGAACTGTATGGGCGAACCGGGG TATCTGGACTTTGATAATCTGCCCGAAACGAACTTCACCTGTGCCGGTAAGGTGATTGGTGGGTACTATGCGGATCTGGAAGCCTCGTGCCAGATGTTCCATGTCTGCACGATCGGTCAGGGCGATGAGCCGATGGACATCAAGTTCCTGTGCCTCAATGGTACGGTGTTCGATCAGGAGACACGTGTTTGCGAGCGGGTCGATGAGGTCGACTGTTCCAAGTCGGAGAAATTCTACTACCTTAATCTGGAGCTGTACGGCAACACGATCATTCCATCACCAGAGG AAGGAAGCTCCGAGGAGGATGGTAGTGAAGGGGGATCGTCCTCTACGACGACcacttcgacgacgacgactaccaCGACGACCACTACGGTGaagccacccaccaccaccccttcgaGGAGATTTATCTTCAACAATAGCAACAAGGGCTTCACGCAACCCATCTCCTCGTCAACGGTGGCCTCACCGATGCATGCGTTCTCTAGCACCTCGACGAAGCCCCCGGCGGATGAGGAAGAGTACGAGTACGAGGATGAGGAGTATGGTGATGAGAAGCAAGGCGATCAGGACTCGGTAGTAGTGTCCTCGCTGAACGAGAATGGTAGCTTCTCGCCACAACAGTTCaccatccagcaacagcagcagcagaacaatcaaccaaaaacggaaccaccTACCAAGGCGGGTGGAGTGAAGCCAGCGGTAtcgttccagcagcaacacttccAGAATGGTGGCACCCTTACCGTGACCAACTCGCACGTGACCGTGACCACGCACACGACGGGCAGTGGTGCGCTGGGTGAGCTACCGGTCAATGGTACCAAACCGAAGGTCCAGACACAGCAAATCCTTTTGACACacaagcaaaagcagcaattTGAACATCAGAAGCGCCAACAGCAGGAACAGTTGCTCCAGCAACAGGCCATCGCGAAGCAGCACGAAGAGCTGCAGAAACGCCAACAGGAGGCCGCGgtcaagcagcaacaaaaggcgtaccagcaacagcagaaacagGTCCAGCAACATGAGGCCGAGATCAAGAACCACCAAgcacagttgctgctgcacacgcaGAAGATcaatcgacagcagcaacaagcaccACCGCCGAAGCAACCGGTCATTCCCTCATCGGTGGCTCCACCGGTCAATCAGCGGTCTCCCTTTGGCACGAGCGGAAGTGGTGCGTTCGGATCAGCGAGTCAGCAAACACAAGCACCAAAGAGAATCCCATTGCTTGCCTCCGCCTCACCATTGGCATTGCCATCGCCGGCCTCCCCGTTGACACCGTTCCGGCTTAGGGCCCAGGGTTTCAAACTGCCACCCTCAGTGGCCCCATCCATGTCACCACAGCAACGGCAGGACATActacgccagcagcagcagcagcagcagcaacaggaggaacGCTTCGAAGGATACCGAAGACAACCACCGCCTCAG TATCCGGTTCGTTTTCAGGTACCACTGCATCTACccttcgagcagcagctccgcaACCAGAAGGACATCTCGCTCCAGTTCGATCCCGAGGTCGAGGACCTTACGCAGATTCCGCAGCACAAGGAGCTGAAGCGATCGGATCCACCGTTCCACTCTAATCCGGTCGGGCAACCATCGCAAACATCGAgcacttccgcttccggttccTCCAAGGCACCGGCAGTGATCAGTGAGCGCAAGATCGATGCCACAGCCGGCAGCaatgggcagcagcaccaacagcagcagccgccacacACGGAACCGGAGGATCCCGTGGTAGAGTACGAGTACGAGGACGAGGACTACAGCTCCGAGGGAGACGATACGGAACCCGACAGTCCTAGCCTAGATAGCGTTAAGTCTAACACCAATAGTGAATTTGTTATCGCCAAGAATGTGGCCCCGGGTAagggtgctgatggtggatcGGCCCTTCCGAAGGAGAAGCCCACCAGCACGGGCGGGCCAAGAAGTGATGGTAGAACTAGTACTAATCCTAGCGCAAGCAGTAGCTCTAGCAATCATAGAAGTAACATCAACAGCGCCAGCGGCAGTAGTAGTAACGATCGTAGCTCTAAGAAGCTCCCTAGCGGaagcaatggcagcagcaacactagtAGGTTTATCATTAACAACGAGCACCACAAGAGCCATCAGCAGGCCCAGCCGCCACGTGTCCAACCGTCGGCTCGCAGTAGTTCTccctcgtcgtcgccttcgtcaccgccaccactaccgccaccggtggccctACCCAAAGTGATCGTGACCACTAGCACCTCGATCCGCGATAATCATGGTCGCACGATCAACTACTCGATCACtagcaatggcggtggcggttcgAGTACGATTCGCCCGGCCAGTGGAACGACGTCGCCCATCCCAGACCATCACCACAAACCGCAGGCCCCCAGCCCAGTCATCCGCGGTTACGACGAGTACAAAGAGAGTGACGTGCTGAGCGATCCGTTCTTTCTGGACGTCCCGCGTACGggggccaccgccgccacggGCGGTCAACGTGCCAGAACTCGGCGCCGTAAGCGCTACATCCTGCTCGTCCCTCGCTTCATGTAA
- the LOC126574387 gene encoding mediator of RNA polymerase II transcription subunit 19 isoform X2 translates to MFNNYGNAITPEFRKVEQGGWSSPKSSPRAGGAGGRSPVVSRQDSSGTLKTTIQLGKNPSILHSGPFYLMKEPPGEGELTGATNLMAHYGLEHSYSKFSGKKVKEQLSSFLPNLPGVIDGPGHLDNSSLRSVIEKPPIVGKELLPLTSVQLAGFRLHPGPLPEQYKLLKTTPTRKHKNKHKKHKHKDGVAPPEQSALEAAGLDTHEKKHKKQKRHEDDKERKKRKKEKKRKKQRHSPEHPGGGAASVPPQTQVY, encoded by the exons ATGTTCAACAATTACGGCAACGCGATTACACCGGAGTTCCGGAAGGTGGAGCAAGGTGGATGGAGCTCACCAAAATCGTCCCCGAGGGCCGGAGGGGCGGGTGGCCGATCGCCCGTCGTCTCGCGGCAGGATTCGTCGGGCACGCTCAAGACCACCATCCAGCTGGGCAAAAACCCCTCGATACTGCACAGTGGACCATTTTACTTAATGAAGGAACCTCCAG GCGAAGGGGAACTGACCGGGGCCACCAACCTGATGGCACACTATGGGCTGGAACATTCGTATAGTAAATTTAGTGGTAAGAAGGTGAAGGAGCAGCTATCATCATTTCTCCCGAATTTACCTGGCGTCATCGACGGACCAGGACATCTC GATAATAGTTCTCTTCGGAGTGTGATTGAAAAACCACCGATCGTGGGCAAAGAACTGCTTCCACTGACCAGTGTACAGCTGGCTGGATTCCGCCTGCATCCAGGACCG CTTCCGGAGCAGTACAAACTACTGAAGACCACACCAACTAGAAAGCATAAGAATAAGCataagaaacacaaacacaaggaCGGCGTGGCACCGCCGGAGCAGTCCGCGCTGGAAGCGGCCGGGCTCGATACACACgagaagaagcacaaaaagcagaaaagaCACGAGGACGACAAGGAGCGCaagaagcggaaaaaggagaaaaagcgcaaaaaacAGCGCCACAGTCCGGAACATCCCGGTGGCGGAGCGGCCTCGGTGCCTCCACAAACGCAAGTCTATTAG
- the LOC126574387 gene encoding mediator of RNA polymerase II transcription subunit 19 isoform X1, translated as MFNNYGNAITPEFRKVEQGGWSSPKSSPRAGGAGGRSPVVSRQDSSGTLKTTIQLGKNPSILHSGPFYLMKEPPGKGEGELTGATNLMAHYGLEHSYSKFSGKKVKEQLSSFLPNLPGVIDGPGHLDNSSLRSVIEKPPIVGKELLPLTSVQLAGFRLHPGPLPEQYKLLKTTPTRKHKNKHKKHKHKDGVAPPEQSALEAAGLDTHEKKHKKQKRHEDDKERKKRKKEKKRKKQRHSPEHPGGGAASVPPQTQVY; from the exons ATGTTCAACAATTACGGCAACGCGATTACACCGGAGTTCCGGAAGGTGGAGCAAGGTGGATGGAGCTCACCAAAATCGTCCCCGAGGGCCGGAGGGGCGGGTGGCCGATCGCCCGTCGTCTCGCGGCAGGATTCGTCGGGCACGCTCAAGACCACCATCCAGCTGGGCAAAAACCCCTCGATACTGCACAGTGGACCATTTTACTTAATGAAGGAACCTCCAGGTAAAG GCGAAGGGGAACTGACCGGGGCCACCAACCTGATGGCACACTATGGGCTGGAACATTCGTATAGTAAATTTAGTGGTAAGAAGGTGAAGGAGCAGCTATCATCATTTCTCCCGAATTTACCTGGCGTCATCGACGGACCAGGACATCTC GATAATAGTTCTCTTCGGAGTGTGATTGAAAAACCACCGATCGTGGGCAAAGAACTGCTTCCACTGACCAGTGTACAGCTGGCTGGATTCCGCCTGCATCCAGGACCG CTTCCGGAGCAGTACAAACTACTGAAGACCACACCAACTAGAAAGCATAAGAATAAGCataagaaacacaaacacaaggaCGGCGTGGCACCGCCGGAGCAGTCCGCGCTGGAAGCGGCCGGGCTCGATACACACgagaagaagcacaaaaagcagaaaagaCACGAGGACGACAAGGAGCGCaagaagcggaaaaaggagaaaaagcgcaaaaaacAGCGCCACAGTCCGGAACATCCCGGTGGCGGAGCGGCCTCGGTGCCTCCACAAACGCAAGTCTATTAG